Part of the Micromonospora tarapacensis genome is shown below.
GGTATGCCCTCTCGCGTCCTGACCGGTAGATGGCTGACCGGTAAATGGCTTTGCTACGGCCTCAACAGGCCAAGGAGCGACGACGTCACAGGCGACCACCACCATTTTCACGCCTGCGAGGCGTCCCGAACAGGTCGGATGACTTTGCTCTGCTTCAACGGACGCAACGGTTTGCCGCCCAACCGGCGTGCCGGTGAACCCGGTGCGTGGGTTGAAGCAGAGCAAAGGTGTCTGCCGGATGGCTGGCTCCGGAACTCATCAGGGACGGGGGAGAGGTGGGCCGACCTGTGGGTTGGGCGGCGCGTCGGGGGCCGGGGGGTGCGGCGCGTACCGGCGTGATGCCCGCGCGTCGCACGGAGATCTACCGGCGGGCGACCGCCTGACCCTTCGCCTCGTGGCGCACGTACCCGTTCAGCCAGCACCGGCCGTCGGAGGTGGTCCAGTCCAGTTTGCGGATCACCCGGAAGGGCATCGGGGCGCGGAACTGCACGCTGGCTGCCGGGCAAGGGCTGGTGCACCTGGTCCGCCGGCTGCCCGGCGGGCCGGCCCCGCCTTTCAGCTGGTCATGCGGGCGGTGGTTACCCTTGGTGCTCGTGCCAGAGGGACACACCATTCATCGGCTGGCGGCGCGGCACGCCGAGTCGTTCGGCGGGGACAAGGTGCTCGCGGCAAGCCCGCAGGGTCGCTTCGCCGAGGGCGCGGCCCGCATCTCCGGCACCGTGCTGGAGAACACCGAGGCGTACGGCAAGCACCTGCTGCACCACTATGCCGGTGAGCTGACCCTGCACGTGCACCTCGGCCTCTACGGGAAGGTCACGGACGGTGACGGCGGGCCGCCGGAGCCGGTGGGGCAGATCCGGCTGCGGCTGAGCAGCGACCGGCACTGGCTCGACCTGCGGGGGCCGACCGCCTGCGAACTGCTCACCCCGCCCGAGGTGGCGGCGCTGCGGGCGCGCCTCGGCCCCGACCCGCTGCATGCGGACGCCGACCCGGAGCGGGCGTACGCCCGGATCTCCCGCAGCTCGACGCCGCTGGCCGCGCTGCTGTTGGACCAGTCGGTGGTGGCCGGCACCGGTCTGATCTTCGTGACCGAGGCGCTGTTCCGCGCCGGGGTGTCGCCGACCCTGCCCGGCCGGGCGCTGCCCCGCAGCGGCTGGGAGACGATCTGGGCCGACCTGGTGGAGTTGATGACGCTCGCCGTGGCCACCGGCCGGATCGACACCGTCCGCCCCGCGCACCTGCCCGGGGCGATGGGCCGCCCGGCCCGCGTCGACCGGCACGGCGGCGAGGTGTACGTCTACCGCCGCCCCGGCCAGCCCTGCCACGTCTGTCGCACCCTCGTCAGCCGGGGCACCATCACTGCCCGCAACCTCTACTGGTGCCCCACCTGCCAGCGGTAGGCTGCCTGGATCTTGGGGCAAGGTTGCCCCTCCAGGGGCAGCGCCAGGGGCGGATGCGCACCAGGATTCAGCTGTCTCCTGTCTCCTGGAGCCAGCGCACCACGTCGAGGTGGTCGTCGAAGATCTTGTCACCGGCGATGGCCCAGGCCATCGTCTGGCCGATCGTCCAGCCGCGTACCCGGCCGCGGTCCAGCCCCAGCTCGGCGCTGAGCCGGTCCAGCCGGCGGTGGACCGCCGCCCTCGAATGCCCCAGCTCGGTGCCGCGCACCATGGGCACCACCGAGAACTCCCGCTCGCCGACCAACGGCTTCGGGTCGATCACCAGCCACGGTTCGCGGTCCGCGCGCAACACGTTGGCGGCGTGCAGGTCCTGGTTGACCAGCACCTGCTCGCCCTGGCTGCCGGTCAGTCCGGCGAGTTGGTCGAGCGCCAGGTCGACCAGCCGCCGCTCGCACGGCTGCCCGGCACGCTCCCACCTGACCGGCAGCCGGGTCGCCCAGCCGGCCGCCGCCTCGGCCAGCGACGTGAACGGCTGACCGGCCGGCACCCAGAGCCGGGGGAGCAGCCCCACCAGCACGTCGAGGGCCTCGTCCAGCGGTAGCGTGCGCAGCGGGGTGCCGGGATGGCAGCGTTCCACCAGCAGTGCCCGTAGGTCGGGATCGTGGTCGAGCAGCCGAACGGTACCGTCGCCGTCCCAGTGCCGCAGTGCGGTCGCCTCGTGCTCGCTCTCCGCGTCGGGGAACTGTAGCTTCAGCACCGCCGGGGTGCCGTCCGGCAGGTCGGCCGGCACCACCAGCGAGGCGAAGGCGTACCCGAAGGGTGGACCGACCCGAAGCGACCAGCGTTCGGCGCATGTCGTCAGCCGCTCCGGCAGCTCGGCCAACCACCGCGAGCCGCCCGCCATGCCGCGCAACCAGGTCAACTCGTCGGGGATCCGCAGCGCGCCGGTCACCGGCTCATGGTGGCAGCGCCCCACCTGCGGCCACAACCGCGATCGGCCCGGCGGGGCCGCAACGCGGTCAGGGGGCGAGCGGGCCGATCTCCGGCGGCGTGGTCGGCGAGTCGAGCCACGCATCGATCAGCGGTGTGAAGTCGTGGCCGGTGTTGCGGTTGACGTACGCCGTGAACGAGGCGCGGTCCTGCTGGGTGTGCAGGTTGTCCTGCACCCAGCCGCGGCCCAGCGCGAAAAAGCGCTCGTCGCCGATGGCCTGGTGGAGGTTGCGCAGCATGTTGGCGACGCAGGTGTACATGCAGGTGTTGCCGAACTCTGCGACGTTGGGCCTGCCGGGCGGCCCGAACTGCTTGCGGTACACGCCGTCGTACTTCCGGCTCTGCGCGACGCGTTCGGCGGCGGTCTCCTGGTTGCCGTACACGTCGGCCTCGTAGAGCCGTTGCACGTAGAGTGCCCAGCCCTCGCTGAGCCAGAAGCCGCTCCAGTCGCGGGGCGTCACGGCGTCGCCGAACCAGTGGTGGGCCCATTCGTGGAACAGCGTGCCGTCGAAGGACTTGCCACCCAACTGCCCGAAGCGGTTACCCATGGTGACCATCTGCTGGGTCTCCATCGCCGAGGGGGACTCGACCACGACGACGCCGGCGGACTCGAACGGATACGGCCCGAAGCGCTTCTCCAGCCACGCCAGGTGCTTGCGCGTGTTCTTCAACGTCGGCAGGAACGACGCCTCGTCGGCGCGGTACCAGTAGGTGATCGGGATTCCGCGCGGACCGGTGTCCTCGGCCTTGTCGAACCTGCCGACCGCGAGCGTGGTGAGGTAGGAGGCCACCGGCACCGTGCTGCGGTAGCGGAAGACGTTGCCCCGCTGGCCCTGCGGCGTGCCCGACGCGATCCCGGTCCAGCCCTTCGGCGCGGTCACGGCTATGTCGTAGAGCGCCTTGTCCGACGGGTGGTCGTTGACCGGATACCAGGTGAAGGCGCCGAAGGGCTCCTGCATGGTCCACAGGCCGCCCTGGGCGTCGACGGTCAGGCCGAGGGGGTGCGCATCGCCGCGGGTGGTGGTCGGCCAGGGGGTCGTGCTCGGCTTGCCCCGGTAGTCCACGACCAGCGTGACCGGGACGTCGGCCCGTACCGGCGCCGGCACCACGAGCTTCTCCTCGACGACCGAACTCTGGACGGGCCTGCCGTCGAGCGTCACCGCGGTGAGTTCGTACGGCTTGAAGTCCAGGCTGATCGAGGTCGCGTCCCGGGTCGGGCGGACGATCAGCTTCGCGGTGCCGGTGAGGGTGCGCCGCGTCGGCGACCAGTCCAGGTCGAGACCGTAGTGCAGCACGTCGATCGCGTCGGAGCCCCGTTCGGGGTAGAGGGGGTCGATCACCGGCTCGGAGCGACCGGCCGCGAAGGCGGCGTACTCACCGGCGAGGCCGGTGGGCGCCGGGGCGGGTGCCGACGCGGTGGCGCCGGGAGTGCTCGATCCGGCGGTGCAGCCGCCGAGGAGGGTGAGCAGCGTCGCCGTGGCGACGCCTGTTCGGATGCGCAACGTCTGCTCCGTCTTCCGTCAATGAGGTGGCACGCGTTGAACGCGGCGAGATCGCGACGGAGTTGCCGGGTCGGGGTTACGACTCGGTGAAGTTGTCAGCGCGTGGCCAGGGCGTCCACCGCCTTGCGGGCGGCGATCAGCACCGGATCCCAGACCGGGGCGTACGGCGGGGCGTAACCGAGGTCGAGGGCGGTCATGTCGTCCACCGTCATCTTGTTCCACAGCGCCACGGCCAGGGTGTCGATCCGCTTCGCGGCCTCGGACCAGCCGACGATCTGGGCACCCAGCAGCCGTCCGCCGGGGCGCTCGGCGATCAGCTTCACCGTCATCGGGCGGGCGCCGGGATAGTAGCCGGCGCGGTTGGTCGACTCGGCGATGACCGTGACGAACTCGAATCCGGCGGCCCGGGCGTCGCGTTCGCGCAACCCGGTACGCCCCACCTCCAGGTCGCAGACCTTGGTCACGGCGGTGCCGATCACGCCCGCGAAGGTGGCGTATCCGCCGCCGATGTTGATCCCGGCGACCCGGCCCTGCTTGTTGGCGTGGGTGCCGAGCGGAACGTGCACCGGCATCCCGCTGACCCGGTGCAGGGTCTCCACGCAGTCCCCGGCGGCCCACACCCCGGCCACCCCGGGCACCCGCATCCGGCGGTCCACCCGGATTCCGCCGGTCGGGCCGAGCGGCAGGCCGGCCGCCTCGGCGAGGGCGGTGTTGGGGCGTACGCCGAGGCCGAGGACCACCACGTCGGCCGGGATCGGGCCGTCGTCGGTGGCCACCTCGGCGATCCGTCCGTCGCGCCCGGACAGGCCGGTGACCCCCACACCGGTGCGGATGTCGACGCCCAGCCCGCGCATCGCGTCGGTGACCAACCGGGCCATGTCCGGGTCGACGGTCGACATCGGCTGCTCGTCGCGCTCGACCAGGGTGACCGACAGCCCGCGCCGGACCAGCGCCTCGGCCATCTCCACGCCGATGTAGCCACCGCCGACGACGACGGCGCGCCGGGGCTGTGGGTCGGCGTCCAGCCACGCGCGCAGTGCCGAGCCGTCGTCGAGGGTCTGCACCCCGAAGACTCCGGCGGCGTCGGTTCGGGCCCAGCCCGGCTTCGCCGGTACGGCGCCGGCGGCGTACATCAGGGTGTCGAACCGCTCGCGGACCTCGCCGCCGCCGTCCAGGTCCCGGGCGACGACCTCGCGGCGGACCAGGTCGATGGCGACCACCTCGTGCCGGGTGCGCACGTCGATGCCGAAGTCGTCCCGGTGGGTCGCCGGTGACCGGGCCACCAGCTGCTCCCGGTCGGCGACCAGGCCACTGATCCAGTACGGGATCCCGCAGGCGGAGTACGAGGTGAAGTGCCCCCGCTCGAACGCGATGATCTCCAGGTCGTCCCGGTCCCGGCGACGCCGCGCCTGGGCGGCGGCCGCCATGCCCGCGGCATCTCCACCGACGACGATCAACCGTTGCGCCACGGCGTACCTCCTGTCATGCCGGGTCCTCGCCCCGCGTCTGGCGGGCCAGGTACATCACCACATCCTCCAGCCGTCCGGTGCGGGCGTACACGGAACGCTGCCGTGCCGCGCCGCTCCCGTGCCGGCGCAGCCCCTCCAGCAGGCCGGTCACCTCGGCGAGATCACCGTGTCGTTCCAGGGCCGGCCCGAGCTGCCCGACGAGTTGGTGCAGCAGGTCCCACGCCGGCCGCAGCTCGCCGGTGGCCAGGTCCACCGCCGCCCCTCCAGACCGTCGTGGGCGGCGCGCCAGTGCGCGCCGACCAGCAGATGGTGATCGGCCGGCAGCGGCGGCCGGCCGGCGGCGATGTCGTCCAGCGCGGTCGCCACCAGCCCGCGGACCAGGGTGGCGACCAGGACCGCGTCGTCCACCGTCGGGCAGACGTCACCGATGCGCAGCTCCACCGTCGGGTACTTGGCCGACAGCCGGGCGTACCAGTAGAGCATCCCCTCGTCCAGCATCACGCCGCTGCCGATCAGCTGACGAATCAGCCGCTGGTAGTGCTCGTGGGAGACCAGGTAGGGGGTCGGCGCCACCGATGGCCAGTGTTCCCACTCGATCGAGCGCCAGCTGGCATAGCCGGTGTCCGCGCCGCGGGCGAACGGTGAGTTGACGGTGACCGCGTGCAGGATCGGCATCCAGGGCCGGACATGGTTGAGCACCTGCACGCCGGTGTCGGGGTCCGGCACACCGACGTGGACGTGCATGCCGTTGTTGCCCGGCCCGGGGACCAGCAGTCGGAACCGTTCCAGCATCCGGTCGAAGCGGGGCTTGTCGACCACCGGGGGCACCGGTCCGTCGATCGGCCCGGTGCCGATGGCGAGCAGCCGGGCACCGGCCCGAACGGCTGCGTCGGCGAGCGCGGCGCGCAGCAGGCCGAGGGAGTGCCGGATCGAGGCGAGTTCCAGCCCGGGTGGGCTGCCGATCTCGATCTGACTGGTCTGGAACTCCCGCTCCACCTGCCCCCGCAGCTCGGCGGGCACCTGTTCGAGCACTGCCTCGACCGCGGGCACCGCGGCCCCGGTGGCTGGATCGACGAGCAGGAACTCCTCCTCGACACCCACGGTGAGCAGGTCCGCTTTCTCCACCGGCGGGCTCGGGGCCGTCGCCACCTGCCTGACCATCGCCATCACCGTCCGCTCCGGCCGGGGCGGCCCGTCCGCACCCGATCGGCCGGCAATTACCCGTAGTGGTGGTTCCGGGAAACGCCGCTGCGGGTTGGCTCGGCGTGTCGGGGTCGCGGGCGGTCGCATCGATCGACATTGACAACTGCGCGGGCGGGACGTACAACTCGTGAGAGAGCGCTCTCTCATCCGTCCCCGCAGAGAGGCACGTCCAATGACACCTGCCCCGGCGGCATCCGCCGCCCGACCTGCGCGACGCCGGCTGCCGCTGGCGTTGGCCCTGCTCACCGCCGCCACCACCGCCCTGGCCGGGCTCACCGCCACCGCCGACGCCGCCGTGCCGCCGCCCCCGTCGGGGTGGAGCCTGGTGTGGAGCGACGACTTCACCGGATCCGCCGGCAGCCTCCCGTCGTCCGGCAACTGGATCATCGACACCGGCACCAGCTACCCGGGTGGCCCGCCCAACTGGGGCACCGGTGAGATCCAGACGTACACCAACAGCACCGCCAACGTCAGCCACGACGGCGCCGGCAACCTGCGGATAACCCCGTTGCGCGACGGTGCCGGCAACTGGACCTCGGCGCGCATCGAGACCGTGCGCAGCAACTTCAAGGCCCCGGCCGGGGGAGTGCTGGCCATCGAGGGCCGCCTCCAGATGCCCAACGTCACCGGCGGCGCCGCCGCCGGGTACTGGCCGGCGTTCTGGGCGCTCGGCTCGCCCTACCGGGGCAACTACCAGAACTGGCCGGGCATCGGCGAGTTCGACGTGATGGAGAACGTCAACGGGCTCAACTCGGTCTGGGGCGTGCTGCACTGCGGTGTCGCCCCCGGCGGCCCGTGCGACGAGTTCAACGGCATCGGCGCCTCCCGGGCCTGCCCCGGCAGCACCTGCCAGTCGGCGTTCCACACCTACCGCTTCGAGTGGGATGCCTCGATCAGCCCGCAGCAACTGCGCTGGTACGTGGACGGGCAGCTGTACCACACGGTGGGTCAGACCCGGGTCGGTGAGCCGTACTGGTCGCAGATGACCGATCACGCCGGCTACTTCCTGCTGCTGAACGTGGCGATGGGCGGGGCCTTCCCGAACGGGGTGGCCGGCAGCGCGACGCCGACCGCGGCCACCGTGCCCGGCCGGCCGATGCTCGTCGACTATGTGGCGGTCTACAGCCGGGGTGGGGGCGGCACCCCGCCGCCCACGTCGCCGCCCGGTGGTGTGCGGGACGCGTACGCGACCATCCAGGCCGAGTCCTTCAACGCACAGAACGGCGTGATCGTCGAGGCGTGCTCCGAGGGCGGGCAGAACATCGGGGCGCTGCGCAACGGCGACTGGGTCCGCTTCGACAACGTGGAGTTCGGTTCCGGCGGGCCGCGCGACTTCGTGGCCCGGGTCGCCTCCGGCGCGGCGGGCGGCGTGAGCGGCCTGGTGGAGGTGCGGTTGGACAGCCCGACCAGCGCACCGATCGGCAGCTTCGCCATCGCCAACACCGGCGGCTGGCAGAGTTGGCGCTCGGTGCCGGGCAACGTCTCCGGCGTGACCGGCCGGCGCACCGTCTATCTGACCTTCTCCAGCGGCCAGCCCAACGACTTCGTCAACGTCAACTGGTTCCACTTCCGCCGCTGAGTTGCGCCCGCGCCCCTGACCCTCGCGCGGGGATCAGGGGCGGGGGACGGGTGGCGGGGGAGCGGGGTGGCGGAGTTTCTTGATGGACCAGGAGGCGAGCATGAGGGCGAGGACGGTGAGGATGGCGTAGTCGAACCAGGAGTTGTAGCGGTCGATCCGGTCCCATCGCGAGCCGAGCGCATAGCCGAGGCCGATGAAGAGCCCGTTCCAGATGCCGCTGCCCAGCGTGGTGAGCGTGACGAACTCGACAAGCGGCATCCGGTTCGCCCCCGCCGGCACCGACACCAGGCTGCGTACCACCGGGGCCATCCGGCCGAAGAACACCGCCCAGCGGCCGTACCGCTCGAACCACCGGTCGGCCTTCTCCAGGTCGTCGAGGTCGACCAGGGGCAACCGGTCGAGCCACCGTTTGAGCCGATCCTCGCCGACGACCGCACCGAGCCAGTAGAGAACCAGTGCGCCGAGCACCGAGCCGACGGTGGCCGCGACGGTCACCACGACCACGTTGAACCGGCCCTCGCCGGCCAGGTACCCGGCCAATGCCAGGACGATCTCGCTGGGGATCGGCGGGACGATGCTCTCCAGGGCGACCAGCAGCGCCACCCCCACCGCACCGCTCGCCTCGATCACCCCGGCCGCCCAGCCGGTCAGCCCACCGACCTGGCCGGGATCGACGTCCTGGGCGAGTGTCATGGCGACGCCTCCGCGGAATAGGGTGAGGATTCCTCCTACCCCACCGGCGGCCCCACACACCGTCCGCGGGCACCGTCAATCCGCGCCTGACGGCACCGTGCCGAGCCGCCCGGGTTTGCCGTTGCCCCGCCTGGGAGAAGGTACGGGGGCATGGCTGACAGGTGGTATTCGGAGGCGGTCGTGTACTGCCTCGACATTGACACGTACGCGGACTCCGACGGCGACGGGGTCGGCGACATCCGGGGCCTGATCGGCCGACTGGA
Proteins encoded:
- a CDS encoding aminoglycoside phosphotransferase family protein, which encodes MTGALRIPDELTWLRGMAGGSRWLAELPERLTTCAERWSLRVGPPFGYAFASLVVPADLPDGTPAVLKLQFPDAESEHEATALRHWDGDGTVRLLDHDPDLRALLVERCHPGTPLRTLPLDEALDVLVGLLPRLWVPAGQPFTSLAEAAAGWATRLPVRWERAGQPCERRLVDLALDQLAGLTGSQGEQVLVNQDLHAANVLRADREPWLVIDPKPLVGEREFSVVPMVRGTELGHSRAAVHRRLDRLSAELGLDRGRVRGWTIGQTMAWAIAGDKIFDDHLDVVRWLQETGDS
- a CDS encoding FAD-dependent oxidoreductase; its protein translation is MAQRLIVVGGDAAGMAAAAQARRRRDRDDLEIIAFERGHFTSYSACGIPYWISGLVADREQLVARSPATHRDDFGIDVRTRHEVVAIDLVRREVVARDLDGGGEVRERFDTLMYAAGAVPAKPGWARTDAAGVFGVQTLDDGSALRAWLDADPQPRRAVVVGGGYIGVEMAEALVRRGLSVTLVERDEQPMSTVDPDMARLVTDAMRGLGVDIRTGVGVTGLSGRDGRIAEVATDDGPIPADVVVLGLGVRPNTALAEAAGLPLGPTGGIRVDRRMRVPGVAGVWAAGDCVETLHRVSGMPVHVPLGTHANKQGRVAGINIGGGYATFAGVIGTAVTKVCDLEVGRTGLRERDARAAGFEFVTVIAESTNRAGYYPGARPMTVKLIAERPGGRLLGAQIVGWSEAAKRIDTLAVALWNKMTVDDMTALDLGYAPPYAPVWDPVLIAARKAVDALATR
- a CDS encoding carbohydrate-binding protein, with the protein product MTPAPAASAARPARRRLPLALALLTAATTALAGLTATADAAVPPPPSGWSLVWSDDFTGSAGSLPSSGNWIIDTGTSYPGGPPNWGTGEIQTYTNSTANVSHDGAGNLRITPLRDGAGNWTSARIETVRSNFKAPAGGVLAIEGRLQMPNVTGGAAAGYWPAFWALGSPYRGNYQNWPGIGEFDVMENVNGLNSVWGVLHCGVAPGGPCDEFNGIGASRACPGSTCQSAFHTYRFEWDASISPQQLRWYVDGQLYHTVGQTRVGEPYWSQMTDHAGYFLLLNVAMGGAFPNGVAGSATPTAATVPGRPMLVDYVAVYSRGGGGTPPPTSPPGGVRDAYATIQAESFNAQNGVIVEACSEGGQNIGALRNGDWVRFDNVEFGSGGPRDFVARVASGAAGGVSGLVEVRLDSPTSAPIGSFAIANTGGWQSWRSVPGNVSGVTGRRTVYLTFSSGQPNDFVNVNWFHFRR
- a CDS encoding DedA family protein, which codes for MTLAQDVDPGQVGGLTGWAAGVIEASGAVGVALLVALESIVPPIPSEIVLALAGYLAGEGRFNVVVVTVAATVGSVLGALVLYWLGAVVGEDRLKRWLDRLPLVDLDDLEKADRWFERYGRWAVFFGRMAPVVRSLVSVPAGANRMPLVEFVTLTTLGSGIWNGLFIGLGYALGSRWDRIDRYNSWFDYAILTVLALMLASWSIKKLRHPAPPPPVPRP
- a CDS encoding Fpg/Nei family DNA glycosylase; protein product: MPEGHTIHRLAARHAESFGGDKVLAASPQGRFAEGAARISGTVLENTEAYGKHLLHHYAGELTLHVHLGLYGKVTDGDGGPPEPVGQIRLRLSSDRHWLDLRGPTACELLTPPEVAALRARLGPDPLHADADPERAYARISRSSTPLAALLLDQSVVAGTGLIFVTEALFRAGVSPTLPGRALPRSGWETIWADLVELMTLAVATGRIDTVRPAHLPGAMGRPARVDRHGGEVYVYRRPGQPCHVCRTLVSRGTITARNLYWCPTCQR
- a CDS encoding M1 family metallopeptidase, translated to MRIRTGVATATLLTLLGGCTAGSSTPGATASAPAPAPTGLAGEYAAFAAGRSEPVIDPLYPERGSDAIDVLHYGLDLDWSPTRRTLTGTAKLIVRPTRDATSISLDFKPYELTAVTLDGRPVQSSVVEEKLVVPAPVRADVPVTLVVDYRGKPSTTPWPTTTRGDAHPLGLTVDAQGGLWTMQEPFGAFTWYPVNDHPSDKALYDIAVTAPKGWTGIASGTPQGQRGNVFRYRSTVPVASYLTTLAVGRFDKAEDTGPRGIPITYWYRADEASFLPTLKNTRKHLAWLEKRFGPYPFESAGVVVVESPSAMETQQMVTMGNRFGQLGGKSFDGTLFHEWAHHWFGDAVTPRDWSGFWLSEGWALYVQRLYEADVYGNQETAAERVAQSRKYDGVYRKQFGPPGRPNVAEFGNTCMYTCVANMLRNLHQAIGDERFFALGRGWVQDNLHTQQDRASFTAYVNRNTGHDFTPLIDAWLDSPTTPPEIGPLAP